A single Tuberibacillus sp. Marseille-P3662 DNA region contains:
- a CDS encoding GntP family permease, with protein MVSQEIILLNLVVSIAIILFLVLKLKLNAAIGLIIASIYMGLASGLGLSATIEAISSGFGGLMAEIGLSIGFGVILGKLLSDSGGAHSIATSLIKLTSKEKSIYALGFAAFILAIPVFYDVTFVILIPLGIQLAKEINKPLPYVVGALVIGAATAHTVVPPTPSPLAATSILNFDLGIMVSVGLVVGILSCLIAMRLYFTLLDKGIWHKETDEEPVMEDNNENNVVSENQPSAILSLVPVFLPIVLILIGTVSSAVLEHPPAFVNFISNQIIALLTGAVFAYFVASKSLNKKQRDNAASFGMQAAGVVLLITGAGGAFGTVIQKTKIGKALIDTVAGGSHSAIILILLSFGIALILRIAQGSGTVAGITTMSIMASAAANVAVEPVWIAMASLAGAVSVGHVNDSGFWVTAKLAGLSIKGGFKTYTLSESILSAIVLCFAMIGALVF; from the coding sequence ATGGTCTCACAAGAGATTATATTGCTTAATCTTGTTGTCTCGATAGCGATTATTTTATTCCTAGTTTTAAAATTAAAGCTCAATGCCGCCATCGGCCTAATCATAGCAAGTATATATATGGGGCTTGCTTCGGGGCTTGGCTTATCAGCAACAATAGAGGCAATTAGCTCAGGATTTGGAGGACTCATGGCTGAGATAGGGCTTTCCATAGGTTTTGGAGTCATATTGGGTAAACTTTTGTCTGACTCTGGAGGGGCCCATTCTATAGCAACCTCGTTAATAAAATTGACTTCAAAAGAAAAATCGATCTATGCTCTTGGATTTGCAGCTTTTATATTAGCCATACCGGTCTTTTATGATGTAACGTTTGTTATATTAATTCCCCTTGGGATTCAGTTGGCAAAAGAAATTAATAAGCCGCTTCCTTATGTTGTTGGGGCACTGGTCATTGGGGCAGCTACTGCTCATACGGTAGTTCCTCCTACACCTAGTCCCCTTGCAGCTACAAGCATTTTGAATTTTGATCTTGGAATTATGGTTAGTGTTGGTTTGGTGGTAGGAATTTTATCATGTTTAATTGCTATGAGACTATATTTCACACTGTTGGACAAGGGAATCTGGCATAAGGAAACAGATGAGGAACCTGTTATGGAAGACAATAACGAAAATAATGTCGTTTCAGAAAACCAACCGTCAGCGATTCTTTCATTGGTCCCTGTATTCTTACCGATCGTTTTAATTTTAATAGGGACAGTGAGTAGCGCTGTGCTTGAACATCCGCCTGCCTTTGTTAATTTTATAAGCAATCAAATAATAGCTTTGCTTACTGGAGCAGTATTTGCATATTTTGTGGCATCGAAATCCTTAAACAAGAAACAAAGAGATAACGCTGCTTCGTTCGGTATGCAGGCAGCAGGGGTTGTTTTATTGATCACAGGAGCTGGAGGAGCCTTTGGGACGGTTATTCAAAAAACAAAGATTGGAAAAGCTCTTATAGATACCGTAGCTGGGGGATCCCATTCCGCGATTATACTCATCCTTTTGTCGTTTGGTATTGCTTTGATACTTAGAATCGCCCAAGGATCTGGAACAGTGGCTGGTATTACCACTATGTCTATAATGGCTAGTGCAGCAGCAAATGTAGCCGTTGAGCCGGTTTGGATAGCAATGGCTTCACTAGCAGGTGCCGTTAGTGTAGGACATGTGAATGATAGCGGATTTTGGGTGACGGCGAAATTAGCTGGATTATCAATAAAAGGTGGTTTCAAAACTTATACTCTTTCAGAATCCATTCTTTCTGCGATCGTTTTATGTTTTGCAATGATAGGCGCCTTAGTTTTTTGA
- a CDS encoding polysaccharide deacetylase family protein, whose translation MSLKNFFSNNNNLLIFPILMSCILIFVMSPVTSHAKQMFSPEKPHTHILVVYSTEDGQVNSNVRRLEMLLGHFTTHIVIKSAKEVNKEDFSDITALFYYGGVEANLSQHFRHLSDTFKGKYVAMGANVEQLGTPFSFVNVKSQTSIKQLMISTKSERVTLPNTNQIYEFTMNQPAEVLEKGLNKTKSYPLFVQRQSHFYFGRVDLYGPFSVFLGKGLHHVFKDKIMEIHPAYIRLEDVDPMENPERLMKIAKFLKQKHIPYMVAVIPVYKNPKTHESVHYSDKPKVVKALRYMQKNGGSIVMHGYTHQFRKGVTGEGFEFWDVNNNTPIVGPPDQKHKTKDDFTNKSSYKAYKAKQRQFEKDYITKKLTKGIQELTSNQLYPLAFEAPHYTMSLEGYKIVSNYFSTYVGQIQLSNKNWKISGTSPYITRPSFLNNMLLLPETIGYVPENDKNAIPKMMKKANQNMIVKDGVVAGFYHPYLGLDRLKKLVNNMEEIPNLHWINLKKVDNSVKAPEVSITSGSQGVIVQSNLKSVNHIVKFTVSNIREILLWILSSTAMIGVVLVIVCTLFQKKRRVN comes from the coding sequence ATGTCCTTGAAGAATTTCTTTTCAAATAATAACAACTTATTGATCTTCCCAATACTCATGAGTTGTATCCTGATATTCGTTATGTCTCCTGTAACTAGTCATGCTAAACAAATGTTCTCTCCCGAAAAACCGCACACCCATATTTTGGTTGTGTATTCAACAGAAGATGGACAGGTCAATTCCAATGTTAGAAGACTCGAAATGCTGCTCGGCCATTTCACGACCCACATTGTTATAAAGAGTGCCAAAGAGGTCAATAAAGAGGACTTCTCAGATATTACAGCTTTATTTTATTATGGTGGAGTTGAAGCCAACCTGTCGCAACATTTTCGCCATCTAAGTGACACGTTTAAAGGGAAATATGTGGCGATGGGGGCTAACGTAGAGCAGCTTGGCACCCCCTTTTCGTTCGTTAACGTTAAATCACAGACTTCCATTAAACAATTAATGATAAGTACAAAAAGCGAAAGGGTCACACTTCCCAATACGAATCAAATTTATGAGTTTACGATGAACCAACCGGCTGAAGTCTTGGAAAAAGGCTTAAACAAAACAAAATCCTATCCACTATTCGTTCAACGTCAATCGCATTTCTACTTTGGTCGTGTTGACTTATACGGCCCATTTTCTGTTTTTCTTGGAAAAGGATTGCATCATGTTTTTAAAGACAAAATTATGGAGATCCACCCGGCTTATATACGTCTCGAAGACGTTGATCCGATGGAGAATCCTGAAAGGCTCATGAAAATCGCTAAATTTTTAAAGCAAAAGCACATCCCTTACATGGTTGCTGTTATTCCCGTTTATAAAAATCCTAAGACACATGAATCCGTTCATTATTCTGATAAACCAAAGGTGGTTAAAGCCTTGCGATATATGCAAAAAAATGGCGGGAGCATCGTGATGCATGGTTATACCCACCAATTCCGTAAGGGAGTCACCGGAGAAGGATTTGAATTTTGGGATGTGAACAACAACACACCTATCGTGGGCCCTCCTGATCAAAAGCACAAGACGAAAGATGATTTCACAAACAAATCCAGCTATAAGGCTTATAAAGCAAAACAGAGGCAATTCGAAAAAGACTATATCACAAAAAAACTGACAAAAGGGATACAGGAGCTCACAAGCAATCAGCTGTATCCACTGGCTTTTGAAGCCCCTCATTATACAATGTCCCTTGAAGGCTACAAAATCGTCTCCAACTACTTTTCGACTTACGTTGGACAAATCCAGTTAAGCAACAAAAATTGGAAAATTTCAGGGACATCGCCTTATATTACGCGACCTTCTTTTCTTAACAATATGCTTTTGTTACCTGAGACGATTGGTTACGTTCCAGAGAATGACAAAAACGCGATACCGAAAATGATGAAAAAAGCAAATCAAAACATGATTGTCAAAGATGGCGTGGTTGCAGGATTTTATCATCCTTATCTTGGTTTAGATCGTCTCAAAAAATTAGTTAACAATATGGAGGAAATTCCGAATTTACATTGGATAAACCTGAAAAAGGTTGATAACTCAGTAAAAGCACCGGAGGTCTCTATCACGTCAGGTTCACAAGGAGTTATTGTTCAATCTAACCTTAAGTCCGTGAATCATATTGTCAAATTCACAGTCTCCAATATCAGGGAAATCTTGTTATGGATCTTATCTAGCACCGCCATGATAGGCGTTGTACTGGTAATAGTCTGTACCCTTTTTCAAAAGAAACGTCGAGTAAACTAG
- a CDS encoding WecB/TagA/CpsF family glycosyltransferase translates to MTPSLFGLQFYDKSMNRFIGMLENRIMMGQKTFVVTANPEIVMHGQRDDGYMTILKSADYIVADGIGIIMACRLIRHAIPKRITGISLMYQMLKVADQKQFRAYFLGSSIEVMKKLLDRMNKEFASVDVAGYQTGYCFDPYTVAEEIKEKQPDIIFVALGVPKQEEWISTYFGSYKKGIFIGVGGSFDVLSGVVKRAPALIRSLQLEWLYRLLIRSNKKNTVFNLMTFIKLTFQEFKKSLKR, encoded by the coding sequence GTGACGCCCTCTTTATTTGGACTACAATTTTATGACAAGAGCATGAACCGGTTTATTGGTATGTTGGAAAATCGAATCATGATGGGGCAAAAAACGTTTGTGGTTACGGCAAACCCGGAAATTGTGATGCATGGACAACGAGATGATGGCTACATGACCATTCTTAAGTCAGCGGACTATATCGTTGCTGATGGTATTGGGATCATCATGGCCTGTAGACTTATCAGACATGCCATTCCTAAAAGAATTACTGGCATTAGTTTGATGTATCAAATGTTGAAAGTAGCAGATCAAAAACAGTTTCGTGCTTACTTTCTAGGTTCAAGCATAGAGGTTATGAAGAAATTATTGGATCGAATGAATAAGGAATTTGCGAGCGTCGATGTTGCAGGATACCAAACAGGGTATTGTTTTGATCCATATACAGTTGCTGAAGAAATAAAAGAGAAACAACCAGATATTATCTTTGTTGCTCTCGGTGTTCCCAAACAGGAAGAATGGATCTCTACTTATTTTGGATCTTATAAAAAGGGAATTTTTATTGGGGTTGGGGGAAGTTTTGATGTGTTGTCGGGCGTGGTAAAACGAGCCCCCGCTTTAATAAGGAGTTTGCAGCTGGAATGGTTATACCGTTTATTGATCCGATCAAATAAAAAAAACACTGTATTTAATTTAATGACATTTATCAAGCTGACATTTCAAGAATTTAAAAAGTCATTGAAAAGATAG
- a CDS encoding glycosyltransferase family 2 protein — protein sequence MTLGFIIFQLLLLVFWGYWLFISLFGIWKPRLLKNQKAKMRFAILVPAHNEEKVVGSLVENLLNLKYPDERYDIFVIADNCTDKTAEVTRRFGGKVIEHTSPLGEPKGKPHAIRYALEQLGDNLRKNYDCVAIFDADNLVSLNYLTEMNNHFLKGDKIVQCFLDSKNPDDNWVTLSYSTSFYYSNRFFQLAKTRLGLSNFIGGTGFCVDANLLHEVGWTARSLTEDLEFTIQSILRGNTVKWCHNARVFDEKPESFIASCIQRLRWARGHWDVTFRYSYRLLKKAILKCDLKSLDAFLYLINPGKMVLGALTSTILLFNLIDNQDWIESVVPWYIWICFLIYYFVFIAYPMITDIGEISLIKIIKACFYTSAMFYSNIPLYFWGFFTASNKTWKRTAHSRNMAIDQMVTTKHQMASGGEKR from the coding sequence ATGACACTGGGATTTATTATTTTTCAATTGCTTTTATTAGTTTTTTGGGGATATTGGTTATTTATCAGTTTGTTTGGCATCTGGAAACCTCGTCTTTTAAAAAATCAAAAGGCGAAAATGAGATTCGCAATCCTTGTTCCTGCTCACAATGAAGAAAAGGTTGTGGGTAGTTTGGTAGAAAATTTATTAAATCTCAAATATCCGGATGAACGATACGACATCTTTGTTATTGCAGATAATTGTACAGATAAGACAGCGGAGGTCACTCGAAGGTTTGGCGGGAAGGTTATTGAACATACTTCTCCCCTGGGCGAACCCAAGGGAAAGCCTCATGCTATCCGTTATGCATTGGAACAGTTAGGAGATAACTTAAGAAAAAATTATGACTGTGTTGCCATCTTTGATGCAGATAATTTGGTCTCACTCAATTATTTAACAGAAATGAATAATCACTTTTTAAAAGGCGATAAAATTGTTCAATGTTTCTTAGATTCTAAGAACCCCGATGATAATTGGGTTACGTTATCCTATTCTACCTCATTTTATTATTCCAATCGTTTCTTTCAGCTAGCAAAGACAAGATTAGGATTAAGTAATTTCATAGGCGGAACAGGTTTTTGTGTAGATGCGAACCTACTACATGAAGTAGGTTGGACCGCTCGATCTCTAACTGAAGACTTAGAATTCACTATTCAGAGCATTCTTCGAGGTAATACCGTCAAATGGTGCCATAATGCCAGGGTTTTCGATGAAAAACCTGAAAGTTTTATAGCATCTTGTATACAAAGACTCAGATGGGCAAGGGGGCATTGGGATGTAACCTTTAGATATTCTTATAGGTTACTGAAGAAAGCCATTTTGAAATGTGACTTGAAGTCTTTAGATGCCTTTTTGTACCTGATTAACCCAGGGAAAATGGTTTTAGGTGCTTTAACAAGTACGATTCTTCTATTTAATTTGATCGATAATCAAGACTGGATTGAATCCGTTGTCCCTTGGTATATATGGATCTGTTTTCTGATCTATTATTTTGTATTTATTGCTTATCCGATGATTACGGATATTGGGGAAATAAGTTTAATTAAAATCATAAAGGCCTGTTTCTATACGTCTGCTATGTTTTATTCAAATATTCCTCTATACTTTTGGGGCTTTTTCACAGCCAGTAACAAGACATGGAAGCGGACAGCCCATTCAAGAAATATGGCGATAGATCAAATGGTTACGACAAAACATCAAATGGCATCCGGAGGTGAGAAACGGTGA
- the wecB gene encoding non-hydrolyzing UDP-N-acetylglucosamine 2-epimerase: MIKAMTIFGTRPEAIKMAPLVKELEQNNDIESLVCVTAQHREMLDSVLNVFKICPDYDLNIMQTGQTLVEITNRAIAGLDKVIAEAEPDIVLVHGDTTTTFAGSLAAFYNKVAIGHVEAGLRTYDKYSPFPEEMNRQLASILADLHFAPTIVAKQNLLIEDNNPDNIFVTGNTAIDALTTTVRDNYEHDIIDKIGNNRMILLTAHRRENLGEPMRHIFNAVNRIVEEFKYIHVVYPVHKNPLVQEMAKDVLKDDQRIHLIDPLDVFDFHNIAFRSHIILTDSGGIQEEAPSLGKPVLVLRHTTERPEGVKAGTLRLVGTDEDLVYNHIKHLLTDDEAYTKMAKTSNPYGDGSASKKIIEGIIQYFHSNIK, from the coding sequence ATGATCAAAGCCATGACGATTTTTGGGACCAGACCTGAGGCCATTAAAATGGCCCCATTGGTTAAGGAATTGGAACAAAACAATGATATTGAATCTCTTGTGTGTGTAACGGCTCAGCATCGTGAAATGTTGGACAGTGTATTGAATGTATTCAAGATTTGTCCAGACTATGATTTAAATATTATGCAAACGGGACAAACCCTAGTAGAGATTACAAATCGAGCAATCGCAGGGTTAGATAAAGTGATCGCTGAGGCAGAACCTGATATAGTTCTGGTTCATGGTGACACTACCACAACATTTGCAGGAAGCTTAGCTGCCTTTTATAACAAAGTAGCCATAGGTCATGTAGAAGCAGGGCTTCGAACTTATGATAAATATTCTCCGTTTCCAGAAGAAATGAATCGACAATTAGCAAGCATATTAGCGGATTTGCACTTTGCTCCAACAATTGTAGCGAAACAAAATCTTTTAATCGAAGATAACAACCCTGACAATATCTTTGTTACAGGAAATACAGCCATTGATGCTCTCACAACAACGGTTCGAGATAATTATGAGCATGACATTATTGACAAAATTGGCAATAATCGTATGATTCTCCTTACGGCTCATAGGCGAGAAAATTTAGGAGAACCCATGAGACATATATTTAATGCCGTTAACCGAATTGTCGAGGAATTTAAGTATATTCACGTCGTTTATCCCGTCCATAAGAATCCCCTGGTACAGGAAATGGCGAAAGATGTATTAAAAGATGACCAACGCATTCATTTAATCGATCCATTAGATGTGTTTGATTTTCATAACATAGCATTCCGTTCCCATATCATCTTAACAGATTCAGGCGGGATACAAGAGGAAGCCCCTTCACTTGGAAAACCTGTACTTGTATTAAGACATACAACAGAAAGACCAGAAGGTGTCAAAGCGGGGACCTTACGATTAGTGGGAACCGATGAAGACCTCGTTTACAACCATATAAAACACTTACTCACCGATGATGAAGCATATACAAAAATGGCGAAGACATCAAACCCATACGGAGATGGTTCAGCTTCAAAAAAAATTATTGAAGGTATTATACAGTATTTTCATAGCAACATAAAATGA
- a CDS encoding L-lactate dehydrogenase, which produces MADHKINRVALVGTGAVGSSYAFALMNQGVADELIMIDLNEDKAKGDVMDLNHGKVFAPSPAHIHFGSYEDCAEADIVVLCAGANQKPGETRLDLVEKNLNIFHTIVKDVMASGFDGIFLVATNPVDILTYATQRYSGLPKERVIGSGTILDTARFRFLLGDYFNVAPHNVHAYIIGEHGDSELPVYSCADVGGIPVLDLINRQEQYQKEDLDKIFTDVRDAAYKVINSKGSTYYGIAMGLVRITRAILHNENSILTVSALLDGEYDENNVYTGVPAVINRRGVRDILELNLTQEEQEHFKKSTKVIKDTLAPHFTEVKR; this is translated from the coding sequence ATGGCAGATCATAAAATCAACCGTGTGGCTTTAGTAGGAACAGGGGCTGTAGGATCAAGTTATGCTTTCGCCTTAATGAATCAAGGGGTAGCGGATGAACTGATTATGATTGACTTAAACGAAGATAAAGCAAAAGGGGACGTCATGGATCTCAACCATGGGAAAGTGTTTGCCCCAAGTCCTGCTCACATTCATTTCGGTTCATATGAAGATTGCGCTGAAGCCGATATCGTTGTCCTTTGTGCAGGCGCGAATCAAAAACCAGGGGAAACACGCCTTGACCTCGTTGAGAAGAACCTTAACATTTTTCACACCATTGTTAAGGACGTCATGGCCTCCGGATTCGACGGCATCTTTCTGGTAGCGACCAACCCGGTTGATATATTAACTTACGCGACACAGCGGTATAGCGGGCTTCCAAAGGAACGCGTCATTGGATCTGGCACCATTCTTGACACGGCCCGCTTCCGTTTTCTGTTAGGCGATTATTTTAACGTTGCCCCACACAACGTTCATGCTTATATTATTGGAGAACACGGGGACAGTGAACTCCCGGTCTACAGCTGTGCCGATGTTGGAGGTATCCCCGTTCTTGACCTCATTAACCGCCAAGAACAGTATCAAAAAGAAGATCTTGATAAGATTTTTACAGATGTCCGGGATGCTGCATACAAAGTGATCAATAGTAAGGGATCCACCTACTATGGTATAGCAATGGGACTTGTTCGAATCACAAGAGCGATCTTGCACAATGAAAATAGCATACTGACCGTATCAGCCCTACTAGATGGCGAATACGATGAGAACAATGTTTATACGGGTGTCCCAGCTGTCATTAACCGCAGGGGGGTCCGTGATATTTTGGAATTGAATCTTACCCAAGAGGAACAAGAGCATTTCAAGAAAAGTACCAAGGTAATAAAAGATACTTTAGCGCCGCATTTTACAGAAGTTAAGCGATAG